One region of Bombus affinis isolate iyBomAffi1 chromosome 3, iyBomAffi1.2, whole genome shotgun sequence genomic DNA includes:
- the LOC126914368 gene encoding cysteine-rich protein 1-like produces MPNCPKCDKPVYFAERKTSLGKDWHGSCLRCEKCNKTLTPGSHSEHEGKPYCNHPCYSALFGPGGFGRGGAESYIYKK; encoded by the exons ATGCCCAACTGTCCTAAGTGCGACAAGCCAGTCTATTTCG CTGAAAGGAAAACCTCGTTGGGAAAGGACTGGCATGGTTCCTGTTTACGATGCGAAAAGTGTAATAAAACTTTGACACCTGGTAGCCATTCGGAACACGAAGGCAAACCTTACTGTAATCATCCGTGTTATTCTGCTCTGTTTGGTCCTGGAG GTTTCGGTCGAGGCGGCGCCGAGAGTTACATTTACAAAAAGTGA
- the LOC126914332 gene encoding transient receptor potential channel pyrexia-like isoform X1 encodes MNSYDDDQLKLITSIENDDVRTAIEICTTRFDKKFLQPVGVLRVTIVQLAAWQGNIELLQLLYENGADINATDKIGRCALFHAAHHGNCEVVNWLLEHGASTENRVGVDSCYKNIRSPSNLCFIGQNLPTPECWGRTPMHQAVKNNHAAVVKILVEAGADVNVEDERGITPLLLAGTAIAKEDFNEISKFNDIVDILVAAKASTNVIDPNTGTTVLHTATSLGSCSATKRLLNGGAWPLYQCKSTGSTPLHLAASTGNPETLSILLESIPSCDIDIRDNINRTPLHRAAYQGHHECVRILIDHGGNLGAETNTGITVIDAIFAHIPTPVLFLNDVLSSRVKMSSVESSVENSQITIDFNVLAPKEELQMGVVTSLIAAASNVEQLTILQHPLMETFLWLKWSKLRVFFFSLVFVHALLVFSLSGYSITILQYETDCSLLRRILSSCSCVLFLHNVVQVLMVPRYYLRQYETWLSFTCAAISLTISVGSAYRSEITASSGEKELHGARQPPQWMLHSISLAILLAWMQMMLLIGRLPMCGYYALMFSTVLKNILKVLLAFVCLIVGFAFSFAVLFHGNDQFRNSWRAVVKTVVMMMGEYEYGALFSDEKNGSSFLPATSRVVFLAFVMLASIVLMNLMIGLAVNDIQGLEKEGHIRQLLKQAEFVAHLERLVLTSHRIFRRNWLHPRLARLLDSRRGIPTKITFCYHERYFHESSLGVPARLKEALFLLALGNSRDTESRRENNNGDDNVGLKALLEEVLLQLRVPYYPSAMRKFSVPYNARTQTGQRKITNQ; translated from the exons ATGAATTCGTATGATGACGATCAATTAAAATTGATCACCTCTATCGAAAACGACGACGTGAGAACGGCGATAGAGATCTGCACCACGAGATTTGATAAAAAATTCTTACAGCCTGTTGGAGTACTGCGCGTGACTATCGTTCAGCTGGCTGCTTGGCAAGGGAATATTGAATTATTGCAATTGTTGTATGAAAATGGAGCTGATATCAATGCCACGGACAAAATTGGCAGATGTGCGCTTTTTCACGCGGCGCATCATGGAAACTGTGAAGTGGTGAATTGGTTGTTGGAACATGGAGCTTCCACGGAAAATAGAGTCGGGGTTGATTCTTGTTACAAGAATATTCGTTCACCTTCGAACCTGTGTTTTATTGGTCAAAAC TTACCTACGCCTGAGTGTTGGGGAAGGACACCCATGCACCAAGCTGTGAAGAACAATCACGCTGCGGTAGTCAAGATCCTGGTGGAAGCTGGTGCTGATGTGAACGTGGAAGACGAACGTGGAATCACACCATTGCTACTAGCAGGGACCGCAATCGCAAAAGAAGATTTCaacgaaatttccaaatttaatGACATCGTAGACATCCTCGTAGCAGCGAAAGCTTCGACTAACGTCATCGATCCTAATACAG GTACTACCGTATTGCATACTGCGACCTCACTAGGAAGTTGTTCGGCGACGAAAAGGTTACTGAACGGTGGTGCGTGGCCTCTTTATCAATGCAAAAGCACAGGAAGTACTCCTCTTCATCTCGCTGCCAGCACGGGTAACCCAGAGACGCTTTCGATCCTTCTAGAGAGCATACCTTCTTGTGATATCGACATTCGAGATAAC ATCAATCGAACGCCATTGCATAGAGCAGCTTACCAAGGTCACCACGAGTGCGTTCGAATACTAATCGATCACGGTGGCAATTTAGGCGCAGAAACGAACACGGGAATTACTGTCATCGATGCCATATTTGCTCACATACCAACACCAGTCTTATTTCTAAACGATGTTCTGTCTTCCCGCGTTAAAATGAGTTCCGTTGAAAGTTCCGTGGAAAATTCCCAG ATCACCATTGACTTCAACGTGCTAGCGCCAAAAGAAGAGCTGCAAATGGGAGTAGTTACGTCCCTTATTGCAGCAGCCTCGAACGTGGAACAATTGACGATACTACAACATCCGCTGATGGAAACGTTCCTCTGGTTGAAGTGGTCCAAGTTGAGAGTATTCTTCTTTAGTCTCGTCTTCGTCCATGCCCTGCTGGTCTTTTCCCTGTCTGGTTATTCCATAACGATATTGCAATACGAGACTGATTGCAGCCTGTTGCGGAGAATTCTCTCTTCCTGTTCTTGCGTCCTCTTCCTTCACAATGTCGTCCAAGTGCTGATGGTACCTAG atattatCTGAGACAGTACGAAACGTGGCTATCGTTCACCTGCGCGGCGATATCTCTGACGATTTCAGTGGGTAGCGCTTATAGAAGCGAGATTACGGCTTCATCAGGGGAAAAGGAATTACACGGTGCTCGACAGCCCCCTCAATGGATGTTGCATTCCATCAGCTTGGCAATCCTGCTTGCCTGGATGCAAATGATGCTGTTAATCGGCCGCCTTCCAATGTGCGGATATTACGCGCTCATGTTCTCCACGGTGCTGAAGAATATTCTGAAG GTTCTCCTAGCGTTCGTCTGCCTGATTGTCGGATTCGCGTTCAGCTTCGCCGTTTTGTTCCACGGGAACGACCAGTTTCGCAATTCCTGGAGGGCCGTCGTGAAGACCGTGGTAATGATGATGGGTGAGTACGAGTACGGGGCTCTGTTCTCGGACGAGAAGAATGGGAGTTCCTTCCTACCAGCCACGAGCAGGGTCGTGTTCCTCGCTTTCGTCATGCTCGCTAGTATCGTCCTGATGAACCTGATGATCGGCCTCGCGGTCAATGACATCCAAGGCCTCGAGAAGGAG GGACACATTCGCCAATTGCTAAAGCAGGCCGAGTTTGTGGCTCATTTAGAAAGACTAGTGCTGACATCACATCGAATCTTTCGCCGCAATTGGCTACATCCTCGGTTAGCCAGGCTGCTAGACTCGAGGCGAGGCATTCCCACAAAAATTACGTTCTGTTATCACGAACGTTATTTCCATGAATCATCCCTCGGCGTGCCAGCGAGGCTGAAGGAGGCGTTGTTTCTGCTCGCCTTGGGAAACTCGCGCGACACCGAAAG CAGGCGTGAAAATAACAACGGGGACGATAACGTGGGATTAAAAGCGCTGTTGGAGGAAGTGTTGCTGCAATTAAGGGTACCTTATTATCCGTCCGCCATGAGAAAGTTTTCAGTACCTTATAATGCACGAACTCAAACGGGGCAGAGGAAAATTACTAACCAGTGA
- the LOC126914332 gene encoding transient receptor potential channel pyrexia-like isoform X2, which yields MNSYDDDQLKLITSIENDDVRTAIEICTTRFDKKFLQPVGVLRVTIVQLAAWQGNIELLQLLYENGADINATDKIGRCALFHAAHHGNCEVVNWLLEHGASTENRVGVDSCYKNIRSPSNLCFIGQNLPTPECWGRTPMHQAVKNNHAAVVKILVEAGADVNVEDERGITPLLLAGTAIAKEDFNEISKFNDIVDILVAAKASTNVIDPNTGTTVLHTATSLGSCSATKRLLNGGAWPLYQCKSTGSTPLHLAASTGNPETLSILLESIPSCDIDIRDNINRTPLHRAAYQGHHECVRILIDHGGNLGAETNTGITVIDAIFAHIPTPVLFLNDVLSSRVKMSSVESSVENSQITIDFNVLAPKEELQMGVVTSLIAAASNVEQLTILQHPLMETFLWLKWSKLRVFFFSLVFVHALLVFSLSGYSITILQYETDCSLLRRILSSCSCVLFLHNVVQVLMVPRYYLRQYETWLSFTCAAISLTISVGSAYRSEITASSGEKELHGARQPPQWMLHSISLAILLAWMQMMLLIGRLPMCGYYALMFSTVLKNILKVLLAFVCLIVGFAFSFAVLFHGNDQFRNSWRAVVKTVVMMMGEYEYGALFSDEKNGSSFLPATSRVVFLAFVMLASIVLMNLMIGLAVNDIQGLEKEGHIRQLLKQAEFVAHLERLVLTSHRIFRRNWLHPRLARLLDSRRGIPTKITFCYHERYFHESSLGVPARLKEALFLLALGNSRDTERRENNNGDDNVGLKALLEEVLLQLRVPYYPSAMRKFSVPYNARTQTGQRKITNQ from the exons ATGAATTCGTATGATGACGATCAATTAAAATTGATCACCTCTATCGAAAACGACGACGTGAGAACGGCGATAGAGATCTGCACCACGAGATTTGATAAAAAATTCTTACAGCCTGTTGGAGTACTGCGCGTGACTATCGTTCAGCTGGCTGCTTGGCAAGGGAATATTGAATTATTGCAATTGTTGTATGAAAATGGAGCTGATATCAATGCCACGGACAAAATTGGCAGATGTGCGCTTTTTCACGCGGCGCATCATGGAAACTGTGAAGTGGTGAATTGGTTGTTGGAACATGGAGCTTCCACGGAAAATAGAGTCGGGGTTGATTCTTGTTACAAGAATATTCGTTCACCTTCGAACCTGTGTTTTATTGGTCAAAAC TTACCTACGCCTGAGTGTTGGGGAAGGACACCCATGCACCAAGCTGTGAAGAACAATCACGCTGCGGTAGTCAAGATCCTGGTGGAAGCTGGTGCTGATGTGAACGTGGAAGACGAACGTGGAATCACACCATTGCTACTAGCAGGGACCGCAATCGCAAAAGAAGATTTCaacgaaatttccaaatttaatGACATCGTAGACATCCTCGTAGCAGCGAAAGCTTCGACTAACGTCATCGATCCTAATACAG GTACTACCGTATTGCATACTGCGACCTCACTAGGAAGTTGTTCGGCGACGAAAAGGTTACTGAACGGTGGTGCGTGGCCTCTTTATCAATGCAAAAGCACAGGAAGTACTCCTCTTCATCTCGCTGCCAGCACGGGTAACCCAGAGACGCTTTCGATCCTTCTAGAGAGCATACCTTCTTGTGATATCGACATTCGAGATAAC ATCAATCGAACGCCATTGCATAGAGCAGCTTACCAAGGTCACCACGAGTGCGTTCGAATACTAATCGATCACGGTGGCAATTTAGGCGCAGAAACGAACACGGGAATTACTGTCATCGATGCCATATTTGCTCACATACCAACACCAGTCTTATTTCTAAACGATGTTCTGTCTTCCCGCGTTAAAATGAGTTCCGTTGAAAGTTCCGTGGAAAATTCCCAG ATCACCATTGACTTCAACGTGCTAGCGCCAAAAGAAGAGCTGCAAATGGGAGTAGTTACGTCCCTTATTGCAGCAGCCTCGAACGTGGAACAATTGACGATACTACAACATCCGCTGATGGAAACGTTCCTCTGGTTGAAGTGGTCCAAGTTGAGAGTATTCTTCTTTAGTCTCGTCTTCGTCCATGCCCTGCTGGTCTTTTCCCTGTCTGGTTATTCCATAACGATATTGCAATACGAGACTGATTGCAGCCTGTTGCGGAGAATTCTCTCTTCCTGTTCTTGCGTCCTCTTCCTTCACAATGTCGTCCAAGTGCTGATGGTACCTAG atattatCTGAGACAGTACGAAACGTGGCTATCGTTCACCTGCGCGGCGATATCTCTGACGATTTCAGTGGGTAGCGCTTATAGAAGCGAGATTACGGCTTCATCAGGGGAAAAGGAATTACACGGTGCTCGACAGCCCCCTCAATGGATGTTGCATTCCATCAGCTTGGCAATCCTGCTTGCCTGGATGCAAATGATGCTGTTAATCGGCCGCCTTCCAATGTGCGGATATTACGCGCTCATGTTCTCCACGGTGCTGAAGAATATTCTGAAG GTTCTCCTAGCGTTCGTCTGCCTGATTGTCGGATTCGCGTTCAGCTTCGCCGTTTTGTTCCACGGGAACGACCAGTTTCGCAATTCCTGGAGGGCCGTCGTGAAGACCGTGGTAATGATGATGGGTGAGTACGAGTACGGGGCTCTGTTCTCGGACGAGAAGAATGGGAGTTCCTTCCTACCAGCCACGAGCAGGGTCGTGTTCCTCGCTTTCGTCATGCTCGCTAGTATCGTCCTGATGAACCTGATGATCGGCCTCGCGGTCAATGACATCCAAGGCCTCGAGAAGGAG GGACACATTCGCCAATTGCTAAAGCAGGCCGAGTTTGTGGCTCATTTAGAAAGACTAGTGCTGACATCACATCGAATCTTTCGCCGCAATTGGCTACATCCTCGGTTAGCCAGGCTGCTAGACTCGAGGCGAGGCATTCCCACAAAAATTACGTTCTGTTATCACGAACGTTATTTCCATGAATCATCCCTCGGCGTGCCAGCGAGGCTGAAGGAGGCGTTGTTTCTGCTCGCCTTGGGAAACTCGCGCGACACCGAAAG GCGTGAAAATAACAACGGGGACGATAACGTGGGATTAAAAGCGCTGTTGGAGGAAGTGTTGCTGCAATTAAGGGTACCTTATTATCCGTCCGCCATGAGAAAGTTTTCAGTACCTTATAATGCACGAACTCAAACGGGGCAGAGGAAAATTACTAACCAGTGA